The Balneola sp. MJW-20 genome window below encodes:
- a CDS encoding glycosyltransferase, whose translation MNDLISYWAQEGASGFTRIFWFYMIFELPRYILMDYALLLVYTIKTRFGEMDYKSAREEFFSAKPFLSVIVPGKNEGNNYYQLVKSLENQTYRNFELIIVDDGSDDHSELIGRSLERQGKIDLFISQEDRGGKASAANTALRYTRGEFIIHLDADSSLKEDALEEIMIPFYMDSKIGAVGGNLEVRNPGDSLSTTLQKIEYNIFIMVGRMVSSSLGILRIVSGAFGAFRKEALDKVGGWDIGPGLDGDITLKIRKLGYKIHFEPKATIFTSVPNTFMKLAKQRLRWSRSLVRFRLRKHKNLFMPFDTFDMANFISVAENIFFNFILNFLWYIYMVDIIFNFTNEIFYIIITGFILYSFSKVLQYIVVLILSKDWKDKLKYVIYLPGMVLYTGYFMRFVRTAAYIKELFFKASFKDNWNPAKTSEQGRLLEERIDQVFGKAS comes from the coding sequence ATGAATGATCTCATTTCATACTGGGCACAGGAAGGCGCCTCAGGATTCACCAGGATCTTTTGGTTCTACATGATATTTGAGCTTCCGAGATATATTCTCATGGATTATGCTCTTCTATTGGTATACACGATCAAGACTCGTTTTGGGGAAATGGATTATAAAAGCGCCAGGGAAGAGTTCTTCTCTGCAAAGCCATTTCTTTCGGTCATTGTGCCCGGTAAAAATGAGGGGAACAACTATTACCAATTAGTTAAGTCACTGGAGAATCAGACCTATCGCAATTTTGAGCTCATAATTGTTGATGATGGTTCTGATGATCATTCCGAGCTGATTGGAAGAAGCCTGGAGCGACAAGGCAAGATCGATCTTTTTATCTCTCAGGAGGACCGGGGAGGGAAGGCCTCGGCCGCCAATACAGCACTTCGGTATACTCGGGGAGAATTCATTATTCACCTGGATGCTGATTCCAGTCTTAAAGAAGATGCACTGGAAGAGATCATGATCCCCTTTTACATGGACTCGAAAATTGGTGCAGTAGGCGGGAATCTGGAAGTAAGAAATCCCGGAGACAGTCTCTCCACCACACTTCAGAAGATCGAATATAATATCTTCATTATGGTAGGCCGTATGGTCTCTTCTTCTCTGGGAATTCTAAGGATAGTGTCAGGTGCTTTTGGTGCATTTCGTAAAGAAGCCCTTGATAAAGTTGGAGGCTGGGATATTGGCCCCGGACTGGACGGAGACATCACGCTGAAGATCAGGAAGTTAGGATATAAGATCCATTTTGAACCAAAAGCTACGATCTTTACCTCAGTACCTAACACATTTATGAAACTTGCGAAGCAGAGACTACGCTGGAGTCGTTCTCTTGTCAGATTCAGGTTGAGAAAGCATAAGAACCTCTTCATGCCTTTTGATACTTTTGATATGGCTAATTTTATATCTGTAGCTGAAAATATCTTCTTTAACTTTATTCTGAATTTTCTGTGGTATATCTACATGGTGGACATCATCTTCAACTTCACCAACGAGATCTTCTATATAATAATCACCGGTTTCATCCTGTATTCCTTTTCAAAAGTACTGCAGTATATCGTAGTCCTGATTTTGTCTAAAGACTGGAAGGATAAGCTAAAGTATGTTATTTATCTCCCCGGGATGGTTTTGTATACCGGCTATTTCATGCGATTTGTTCGTACTGCAGCCTATATTAAAGAGTTATTCTTCAAGGCTTCATTTAAGGACAACTGGAACCCGGCTAAAACTTCTGAACAGGGCAGATTACTTGAAGAGCGAATAGACCAGGTCTTCGGGAAGGCAAGCTGA